The DNA sequence CTGGAGACCCCCTGACTcggggaggctgggctgggctgggctgggctgggctgactGGCCTGgacacccccacccacccccatgctGCCGGGTTGTGGCTACAgctacagataaaaaaaaaaaaaacacctgttttCCAGAATTCTCAGGAATCTTTCTTGTGTGTACAGCCCTCACGGGTGGGATGGAGGAGATACAGGGATAAAAAAGCCCGGGGTAAAGGTGAAAACTCCATTcctgtttatttacaaaaatatatatgtatatgtatatatattaaaccCTCCCCCAAGTCCCTCCCCCAGTTACCTTTTCACTTCTACCCCCACCtccctttttaaaacaaaggctcCTGGGTCCAGAGGGGAGTTCCTCAGGCAAGGGTGGGCAGGAGCAGCACCGAAGGCCTACATCTTGTAGGATGAGGGGAGGGCCATGGGGAGCGACCATGGCCCCATCCTTGCTCTTTGAGGCCAGGGTAGGTGCAGGAGGGGCTCAGTCCTTGAATCCCTGAATACTGCAAAGGATGCGCTTCTGGTGTCCCGGCAGCGTGATTCCCATCTGTGCCAGGTCCCTGTGGGCGACGAAAGGGCACTGTGAGTCTGGGCTCAACCCCCAGCAGCCCTCCCTGCCTggggccccctctccccccggGGTTCTCACTCGGCCGTCAGCTCCAACACACACTCCATGGTGTCCAGCCCAGCCGAGCGGAAGTGCAGAATGTAGCGTTTCATTCGTATGGATTCCAGCCACTCAGGGACGCTTCGATAGGGGATCCCATCGGAGCCACTCAAGCTGGGGAGGCGGAGCGTCACCCTGTGGGACAAGGGGTCCCTCGGTTGCACGGGACGTGCAGGGGCTGTCCGCAACTTCCTGCCCCAGCTTTTCTGAGATCGGGGCTCAGCCTCTGAGCATCTGCAGCCAGCATTCAAGTTGGGTGTCTGAGCACAGAGATTATCTGGACTTTGTGGATTAGCCTGGCCATTGTCTGCGAACTCATTTCCTGGCCCAAGTCCTGGTGTGCTCACGGCAACAGGCAGGCTGACGGTCCTGTGGCACTGATAGACTCAGAGGAGGTGACAGCCCTGGAAACCCCCAACAGAAGCATGCCATCGGCCCATCTCCCACGGGAGTGGCCAGTCCTGAGTGACTGACTGGTGGCTAGTTAAGACTCAAGCGTCAACCACCGCAGTTGAGAGGAAGCAGACGGCAGGAGAGCGGAGGCTTTAGAAGCTAGGCATGGTCCTGCCGTTTTCGGGGCGGCCCCCTGAATTCTGGGAGCAGCCACGGCTTGCCCCCTCCACCTCGGCTGTTATTCTTGCACTCCGACACCCTCAAAGACAATGAGTGTTGCTGTGCTAAAGCCAGCCAGAGCCAAAACCATTAGCAAAGTAAATCTGCTGGGGGAAAAATATTCAACATTCCAGAAAGATTAGCACACGCAGTCTCCAGTATACGAGGGAGTTGTTGCTCCAAAAGATAGTTTCAAAAGCTGGAGCTTGGAGCATATTTTCTCCCAGAAACAAGGTTATATATGGTGGTGTGATATGGAGGCCAGCATGCCAGGGCTGGTTCACCCGATCCAGCATTCAGAGTCCAGCCgtgcccatctcccccacctcaCTCCTGCCACCAGTTCATTCTCCACATGCCGGCAATGTTTCTGGTAAAACACAATGCTGACCATGTCCCTCCGACTTACAAACTGGTCAATGGTTCTCTCCGCTCAGGGTAGAGTCCAAACTTCTCAGCAGAGCTGGTCCCCCTTGCACTGACCCCACCATCTCTGCTGGGACCCTGCGCTATTTGTAACCGGTCTGCCCTAAGCTCCCCAACCCAGGCTGGCCATGTGCTCTGGGAGACCCCACGAGGCTGCCCCTCCCTCGGCCATGACATGCACACATCCCACTGTCTAGCACTTGCCGGTTGCtctatctcccccaccccaatccccACCCAAGTGAACAAGCTCTCTGGAGTAGTTATCGGGTCGTAGGCACTGTTTATATGTGCTTTCCATCTCTGTGCTTGCTTTCTATCCTACCAACCCAGACCTATCAAGGATGGGACGGCGTCTTCTCCCTGAGGGCAGACGCCGCACTCTGTCCACAGGTCCACAGGCCTAGCACTCGGTGAATGTTGCTGAATGCCCATTTTCCTTCTGCCAGATCTGCCCTCCGAATCCCCTTGCCCTCTCCAATGTGGTTACCTGGGATCAAAGTTGGCAATGGTccgcagggggtgggggttggcaaGCAATTGCTCCAGATGTGCCTTCAGCTGGTGGAAGGAGGGCCGACGGGCTCGGTCATAGGCCCAGCAATTCTTCATGAGTTCATAGAGAGGGGCGGGGCAGTCCACGGGAGGGGGCAGCCGGTACCCATCCTCAATGCTCTTCATTACCTgcagcaggggagcagggaggggccccATGAGAAGCCTCTGTGCACACAAGATCACTGCGATAGAGACTCTACCCACCCCCTGACCAGTAGGAAAGAGAACAGGGAGTAAGACAACAGGGACAGAGGAGCAAGAGTGCAGAAAGACTGGGTCAGGGAGAAAGAATAGGATGTCTGCAGGAAGGGGCCACGGGAAGGTTTGGGGAGATGAGAAGTCAGTCAGGGGTGACATGGGGAGGACTACCCCAGGCTTACCTCCTGATTGCTCATCTCCCCGTACGGTTTGTCCCCAAAACTCAGAACCTCCCACATCACAATCCCAAAGCTCCACACGTCGCTGGCCGTGGTGAAGGTGCGATGGGCAATGGCTTCGGGGGCTGTCCAACGGATGGGGATCTTCCCTCCCTAACAGGGCATGTAGGGCAGAAAGGTGATGTGTTTCAGGGCAAGGAGGGGCGCGAGAAAGCACCTGTGCAAAGGGATGAGTCATTACTGTGTCCACGAAAGCGCGCGTCCCATACTCATACGTGTGTGACTGTATGTATGCCACACAGTTGCATGCGAGTGTAGACGCAGCGAGCGCAGGGCTCTAACCTGGGTTTCGTAAGTGCCATCAAAGTTGTCCAGAAGGCGGGtgaggccaaagtcagacaccttgCAGCACAGGTTCTGACTCACTAAGATGTTCCTGGCGGCCAGGTCCCGGTGGACATAACTGTGGTCGCTGAGGTAGTTCATGCCTGACGCGATGCCCTGCAGCATAGCCACCAGCTGCCCAGGGACCAGCTGGTCTTCCTGCTCCTGCGGCAGGGTGAGCGGGCCAGTTAGGCACCAGGCAGGGTCTCCTCCTCCCAAACCAGGAGCCCAAACCCAGGCATCCATGGTGcattcccctccccagctggctgtCCACCCTCCTCACCCTCAGGAAGGCATCCAGGGCTCCGTTCTCCATAAACTCCGTGATGATCATGATGGGCTTTCCTGAGACACAAAGCACAAGTCGGCCTGGCAGCCTCTACCCATCTCCTCCCAGAACCAGACTTCCTGCCCTTGGCAGCAGATCTCCCCTACGCTTCCGGTGCTCTCatgccctcccttcctcctccttccctccccacgcTCCTGGAGACCACTGCTCCTACTCTTGGTGACGACGCCTTCCAGGTGCAAAATGTGTGGGTGGCTGAACTGGCCCATGATGGTGGCCTCTCGAAGGAAGTTCCACCACTGGCCGTCTGGAGATGTGTCTTTCAAGGTCTTAATGGCCACAGTCTTGCAGTCCTGGCTGGGGATCCTCAGGGTCCCTCGATACACTTCTCCAAACTCTCCTGGGTGGAAAGAAAACAGGCCATGGCCCGATGCCCCTGGGGGGACAGGTAGCAGTATCCTCTAGCACTCTGGTTCTTTTCTTCGCTGGATCAGAAAAGTGGCTTGCCCTTTGTGGGACAGGGGCTTGGGCCGTACTTCCTAGGGAAGGGGCCAGGAGTCTGGAGGAGCGGTGCAGCCACACAACCTGTTCGGCACAGTGTCCCAGGTGAGCAGAGTTCTCAGCTAACAGTAGGTGCTCGGTAAATGCCAGGTGAGTGCGTGTCGTGCAGTGGCACCGGGCTGTGTTTATAAAGGGCGGGGTGGGCCGGGGCCAGTGCACCAGTGACTGGGGAGGCTAACCATTGCCTCCTCTCGCGCGAGCTCCTCCGGTCACAGCGCAGCTGGCTTGGCTGCATAGCCAGCAAGGACACTGCTGAGCTTTGTTCTCTGCTCAGATCCGTTTCCTCTAGTGACCCAAGGGATCAGGGCAGCCCAAGGACACTGGGCCCCTGGTGGGGTGGAATGCGGGGCGAGGGAGGCTCTGAAGCTCTCCCACGTTTGGGAACCATCTGAGAAGAGCCCGAGCCTGGGGACGACGACCCCTCTGCTGACAAAGATGATGTGTTTAAGGCTGTTCATCAGAAACTCCATAACCACCGAAGCAAACTGTGTAGGAAGCAGGGGCTGCTTGAGGACATCTGATAAAGGGGTTACAGCATGACCACAGCAATTCGAGGAAGATTCAGGGTAGAGCAGAAAGGAAACTCATCTAGGAGCTCTTGGGTCAACTGACGGGCCAGCCGGCTCGCAGCTCTGTGCTGCCACACACAGGGGACCTGCGGGGCTCACCTTCCCCTATGACAGTGTCCACAATCAGCCAGCCTGGATCAAGCTCCTGGGTGAAGTCCAGGGCTCCCTGGGCAGGGTCCTCGTATGCTTGGAGGTCCACATACGGCTTAAGCCACAGCTTGTCCTCTGTAGGCAGaacagggggcggggggctcacCACAGGAACTCGAACTTCAAGGCTCAGGAGTTTTTTTTGTTCCCATAAGAGTCCTGTTTTGGCTAAAGTGGGAGAAAGTCTCCGTCCTTAGCAATGAGGTTCTTCCTCTGTCTACGCGCAAAGCTCTGTGTCCTCGCCCCCAGAGTCCCAGAGCTGCAGGCCAGAACCTGGGGCTGAAAGCTGTTCACAGCCTCAAGTTACCCAATCTTTCCATGGCTCGCTGACCACACTTCAAATCTCTTGCccttcctcctcacccctgctAGCCATACTCCTCCAATCACTCACACCTCATTCACATTCCCAGACAAGCCTCGCCCTCACCCTGTTATTCGGAGGGACCACTGCCTCCCCCTTTCGTGGGGGCACCTAATGAGGTGACCGGTAGGAAGCCCACATGCCTCGGAGGACTTCAGGGAGCCTGCCAGCAACCCCCTTCCCACCAAGCCTCGGCCAGCAGACCTGGCCAGCCAGGGTGTCGGAACAGTGGCACCAAGGCTAACAGGTAATTGCACAGAGCCTCTGGGGGGCTATCAGTACAAAGTTAATTAACCAAAGTTAATTAGGTAGCAAAACAGAAAAGCTCCAGAGACCACGGCCCCGACTCGTGCTCCCAGAGTTGGCTTGGCAAATGTGGGTTCTTTGGTTCTATCCCAGTGGCGCCTCCCAAGCCcacacctcccccgcccccccccccccgacacatacacacacaggtgccCTGGGCTCACCTCGGTTCACGTCAGTGACGCGATCACGGGGCCTCTGCTGGTGTCGCCGCTGAGCCTtcctgcaggggtgagggagcaTTGCTTTAGAGTCCCGGGACTGCCGCAGGGGCCCAGGGAGCTCTGGCTGGGTTTTACCCACAAAccacaggggctgggggcacaggACGGGGTGGGGGAATGCTGGAGGGAGCTTTCATACTAGCGGAGGGGAGGGGTGTTGGGGCTGCATTCCAGGGCTTCTGGGGCCCCGGGTGGCAGCCGGCAAGGGGCAGGAACAGCACCTTGAGCGGAAGAAGAGCATCCCCAGCAGCAGAGCTACGCCCAGCAGCAGCCCAAAGATGATGGCCACAATCTCTCCTCCAGTCAGGCCCCTGGAAACTGTGGCACAGGGGGTGAGGAGGGCTGGAGGGCTCACAGTCCACAGGGACGATGAAGGCTACAAGGGCACACCCAGGGGCAGGTCCCTCAGTGGGCCTCAGGTGTGTGCTCCCTGTGCGAGGAGATgggggagtgtgggggggggagcaTGCGGAGAGGCCTCACCCCGGCGCCCCTAGCTTTGGGCTGCCTGGTGACAAGCACGAAACCGGGGGGCTAGGAGGTTTGGCAGGATCCTGGATGGCAGTATCCAGCAGCAGAAGGTGTTctgaggaggggtgcctgggtggctcagttggtttagtgtcccactctttttttcaagtgtattattcatttttgagagagacaaagagagtgagtgggggaggggcagagagagagagagagggagagagagaaccccaagcagactccacgctgtagggctcagactcacaaaacatgagatcatgacctgagctgaaaccaagagtcagtcgcttaaccacctgagccacccaggtgctcctggtgtctgactcttgatttcagctcaggtcatgatcccagggtcatgggactgaggcCCCAGgtccttgctgagtgtggagcccgcttaagattctttctctctctctctctctctctctctctgtgtgccccttcccctgcttgtgctctctctctcttaaaaaaatgtctgaGATTACTATGGGGAGGGGGCTTTGTGGGAGTCCATGTGGGGCTCTCTCCGCTGAGGCAGTTCCTACGGGTAcgtgcatgtatgtgcatatgcacatgcataGCGGAAGAGGAAAGGTCACTGATTAGAGCAGTGTTTGAGAAGCCTCGGTGGGATGATGGGTGCATGTGTGTTTGGGGCAGAACACAGGATAACCCACCCACCTGGCGGGCTTGTCCGGAACTCATGGTCAGGGGAGAAAGGGCCAGGCCCTAGAGGGGTCAGCATTCGAACTCTGACAATGTACGTGGTGTCTGGCTGCAGTTCGGTCAGCAAGACCCTGGGTTCTAGAACCATCTGGTGCCTTTCTTCGTCCTGTGGATGAGAACCAACGGAAACTGGGCTGTGCAGAGAGAGACCCGGTGGAGGCGATGGCAGTCTTGGGATCATGTGGACAGGGGTGGCTTGGGGAATGGTCAGGGCAGGGCTGTTTGCAGGCTTTGTCCTGAGAAAGCCACACCGTTCACTTCGGCCAGTTCTCCCTCCGTCCCATCACCCAGGCTAGGAATGGCGAGTTGTGCCCCAGAACAGACACCCAGACACCAGGGACTGTCACTCTGCCTCATCCTCACCTGATTCAGCACATGCAGCTCGTAGCTCAAGTTCCCCCCTGGACTGCGGGGCCGGGACCCTGCCCAGGTCAGTTCCAGCTGCCGTGGCTCCTTCTTTACCAGCCTCAGGGACAAGCCTGACAGTGACTCTGTGAGTCAAGAGGGTTCCAGGGGGtttgggaaaaaagaagaaagaacctaAGTCGCTTTATGATTGCTTTCTGCCCGTCAATCTGTCTCTGTGGTCCTGAGCCCTTCTGGTTTCCTCCAGTCTTGTCCTGGCCCCTGCCCAGGTCACTCACCTGCGTGCCCCATGCTGATGCTCAGTGAGGTGCTGGCATGCGTGGATGGGCCAAACCCCGACACTCCATTCTGGGCCTCAACGTTAAAGGTATAGTTGGCGTAGGGTTCAAGGCCGTTGACACGCACGGCCGGTGCCGTGAGCCCGCTGGCTCCCGGGGAAAAGCGCACAGTTCCCCCGCAGGGTTGGCAGGGTCCCCCATCCACTGCTGCTCCCCGACACTGAGAACACCCCACACTGTACCTCACATCCTGGCGCCCCCCCATATCTGCTGGGGGTTCCCAACGCAGGGAGAGCTGAGTCCCCAAAACAGAGAAGCTCAGGTTTCGGGGAACCGAGGGGGGCCCTGTAAGGAGAAGAGGGGCCATTAGGAGGAACCAGCTTTGCTCTCATCTAGCCTgctggcccctgcctcctcccactgcCGAAGGCCTTGCTGGGAGATTGGATTCAGACCCCGCTCAGCTCTGCATTCTTCCaggaaagtggggggagggggaggagctcTAACGTCTGGTACTTTCAATGGTGCCCAATTTCTGAAAAGTTCCGGAAAACTTCGACCTTAACATGGGCTCACCAAAAGTCCTGCGCTTCCTCACAGATGGCCAGGCCCTCCCCCTTGGACTCACGCGTGCACGCCACTTGGGGGCCCTCCCCCAGGGCTCGGAAATGGCCGCTCTCACAGGTGCAGACGGTGGCCCCCTCGGGCTCGGCTGTGCTGTGCTCTGGACACTTGAGACAATGTGGTGCATCTGTGTCTGCCCGGTAGGAGCCGCTAGGGCAGGCTGGAGGGAGAAAGCAGCAGAGCCACGGTTGGCCAATGTGTTTACAGGCAGAATCATCCCCATTCGCCACCGCCTCCGATCCTCTGTACCAGAAGCACCCTGCATGTGTCTCCTGGGGTGCTCAGCCACACAGTCAACACATCGCGGAGATGGAGCGTggacctcctcccctcccttggcACCTGGAGGCCCTCCCCTGAGTGGCCCCTGCAAGTGCCCACCACCTCCTCCGGCCTCCTTACCCAGACATCCTTCACCGCTGCTGCCTTCCTCGTAGCCAGGCTCACAGTGGCATCGGCCCACGGGCACCAACCATTCACCCTCCGGACTGCAGTGCATGCGCGGTGCGCCCGCCGGACCAGGGCTGGCCTGGGCATGGGGCAAGCAGGTCCCTGCCACTTCCACCAACCCGCCGGGTCCGGGCAGGGTGTCGGGGAATCGGGCCAAGCCCTGCACGGCCTCAGGACAGCGCTGGTAGAACACCCTTACAGACACCAGGGCCACGCAGGCACCTGGGTTGTGGAAAGCGAGGTAGAGGCCTCGGCGGGTCAGGCGGCCCAAGGAGCAGCGCTCCACGTTCAGCTTCACGGCACCAGATGCGAGGTCTCGGATGGTGAAGCTCTGGTCTGCAGCCACAGTGGTCACCTGGGAAGGAGAGGTGTGCGAGAAGGGGATGGTAAAGTCATGCTTCACTCCCACGGGACAGAAAACAGTCGTTTGCTCTATACTTTATagttcagggatgcctgggtggcccagtggttgagcgtccgactttagctcgggtcgtgatctcatggttcatgagttcaagccccacatcgggctctctgctgtgagtacagagcttgctttgcACCTTCTGTCCACCCCGCCGCTCCTCCCatgtttgtactctctctctcaaaaataaataaacattaaaaaaatactttaggggtgcccaggtggctcagtcacttaagcctcttactttggctcaggtcatgatctcacgatttatgggttccagccccatgtagggctctggtctgacggctcagagcctggagtgttctttggattctgtgtctccctctctttctgctcctcccccattcatactctgtgtctctttctcaaaataaatgaacattaaaatatacaataaataaataaagtatagtTTACACAACTGTAAACCAAGGGCTTATTACTTGTGAGCTACTGGCTAAGCGTCTTATGTGTGTTATGCTGTTCAGTCCTTGCAATTAACCTACGAGGTAGGATGGATTACCATCTCcacttaacagatgaagaaactaaggcaaagaGAGGCTAGAGACCTTGgacaagatcacacagctacaTGATGGGACTGGTAACCAGGCAGTGAGACGCTATAGCCCATATAATTTCCACTATTCGAAGGTGTTCCCAGCGTCTGTGCCAATGAGGTGATCAGTTATGAAGTGCGtcatcattcatttattactAATAACAAACTTTACAACATcttctctttgggaaaaaaaaaaaaaaaaaaaaaaaaaacaacgagcACGTCCTATAATAATATGCTTCTTACGCTTTTGCATTCCGGTACGTCTTCTTGAGTAGGAAAGAGAGGGATGGTATTAGAGAGAGAGCCACAGCTCTAGGTAGACCCACGGGGGTGTGTCACTCGCAAGCAGCCTGGGTGCTGATAGCAACAGGCCAAATACCTCCACCAGGGAATGCCGTTATCTCAACGGAGGCAAAGCCGCTGAAACAGATAAGGCCGGCACTATTATCACCACTATTTTAAGACAAGAAAACCTCTCAGAGGTTAAGTGCAGAGCGCAAAGGCCGGACGGAGCAGAAAAGGCAAAGTAGCTCCTCCTTATCCGCGGTCCGGCTTTCGCGGCTTCAGCTTCGCAGTTGTCAAAGCCGGCAGGGCTGTCAACCACGCCTGCGAGCAGAGGCTCCTCCTCCTGACCTTgcgtcagaaggtcaatagtagccagGTGCGTCACGTCACGTCACGTCACGTCACGTCACGCCACGCCACGCCACGTCACAGGCTGACGACAGGCCTCAGCGGTGTTTCGTTCCTCGCTCCCTCTCCTGGAGAGGCGTTTTGTCATCTCGCAGCGCC is a window from the Leopardus geoffroyi isolate Oge1 chromosome A2, O.geoffroyi_Oge1_pat1.0, whole genome shotgun sequence genome containing:
- the EPHA1 gene encoding ephrin type-A receptor 1 isoform X1; its protein translation is MERRWPLGLGLLLLLCAPLPPGARAKEVTLMDTSTAQGELGWLLDPPEDGWSEVQQILNGTPLYMYQDCPLQDGGDTDHWLRSNWIYRGEEASRVHVELQFTVRDCKSFPGGARPLGCKETFNLLYMESDQDVGIQLRRPLFQKVTTVAADQSFTIRDLASGAVKLNVERCSLGRLTRRGLYLAFHNPGACVALVSVRVFYQRCPEAVQGLARFPDTLPGPGGLVEVAGTCLPHAQASPGPAGAPRMHCSPEGEWLVPVGRCHCEPGYEEGSSGEGCLACPSGSYRADTDAPHCLKCPEHSTAEPEGATVCTCESGHFRALGEGPQVACTRPPSVPRNLSFSVLGTQLSLRWEPPADMGGRQDVRYSVGCSQCRGAAVDGGPCQPCGGTVRFSPGASGLTAPAVRVNGLEPYANYTFNVEAQNGVSGFGPSTHASTSLSISMGHAESLSGLSLRLVKKEPRQLELTWAGSRPRSPGGNLSYELHVLNQDEERHQMVLEPRVLLTELQPDTTYIVRVRMLTPLGPGPFSPDHEFRTSPPVSRGLTGGEIVAIIFGLLLGVALLLGMLFFRSRKAQRRHQQRPRDRVTDVNREDKLWLKPYVDLQAYEDPAQGALDFTQELDPGWLIVDTVIGEGEFGEVYRGTLRIPSQDCKTVAIKTLKDTSPDGQWWNFLREATIMGQFSHPHILHLEGVVTKRKPIMIITEFMENGALDAFLREQEDQLVPGQLVAMLQGIASGMNYLSDHSYVHRDLAARNILVSQNLCCKVSDFGLTRLLDNFDGTYETQGGKIPIRWTAPEAIAHRTFTTASDVWSFGIVMWEVLSFGDKPYGEMSNQEVMKSIEDGYRLPPPVDCPAPLYELMKNCWAYDRARRPSFHQLKAHLEQLLANPHPLRTIANFDPRVTLRLPSLSGSDGIPYRSVPEWLESIRMKRYILHFRSAGLDTMECVLELTAEDLAQMGITLPGHQKRILCSIQGFKD
- the EPHA1 gene encoding ephrin type-A receptor 1 isoform X2 → MERRWPLGLGLLLLLCAPLPPGARAKEVTLMDTSTAQGELGWLLDPPEDGWSEVQQILNGTPLYMYQDCPLQDGGDTDHWLRSNWIYRGEEASRVHVELQFTVRDCKSFPGGARPLGCKETFNLLYMESDQDVGIQLRRPLFQKVTTVAADQSFTIRDLASGAVKLNVERCSLGRLTRRGLYLAFHNPGACVALVSVRVFYQRCPEAVQGLARFPDTLPGPGGLVEVAGTCLPHAQASPGPAGAPRMHCSPEGEWLVPVGRCHCEPGYEEGSSGEGCLACPSGSYRADTDAPHCLKCPEHSTAEPEGATVCTCESGHFRALGEGPQVACTRPPSVPRNLSFSVLGTQLSLRWEPPADMGGRQDVRYSVGCSQCRGAAVDGGPCQPCGGTVRFSPGASGLTAPAVRVNGLEPYANYTFNVEAQNGVSGFGPSTHASTSLSISMGHAESLSGLSLRLVKKEPRQLELTWAGSRPRSPGGNLSYELHVLNQDEERHQMVLEPRVLLTELQPDTTYIVRVRMLTPLGPGPFSPDHEFRTSPPVSRGLTGGEIVAIIFGLLLGVALLLGMLFFRSRKAQRRHQQRPRDRVTDVNREDKLWLKPYVDLQAYEDPAQGALDFTQELDPGWLIVDTVIGEGEFGEVYRGTLRIPSQDCKTVAIKTLKDTSPDGQWWNFLREATIMGQFSHPHILHLEGVVTKRKPIMIITEFMENGALDAFLREQEDQLVPGQLVAMLQGIASGMNYLSDHSYVHRDLAARNILVSQNLCCKVSDFGLTRLLDNFDGTYETQGGKIPIRWTAPEAIAHRTFTTASDVWSFGIVMWEVLSFGDKPYGEMSNQEVMKSIEDGYRLPPPVDCPAPLYELMKNCWAYDRARRPSFHQLKAHLEQLLANPHPLRTIANFDPRAVTSSESISATGPSACLLP